In Quercus robur chromosome 11, dhQueRobu3.1, whole genome shotgun sequence, the sequence GTAATATGTAATACATTACAAAGATCGaaggtttcaactttcaagtgtTGTGAAGATCACTTAGATTTTATTAGGGTTGTTTTGTTGCATCGATCACCGGTACCATTTGTCGTGGTTATGTCTCCAAGATTTTAATGAATTGTTGATATTGTAGATGAAAAACATGGTGTGGGTACTGTAACCAGACTAGAGTGGTTTTGCAATATTCTGGGCTATGAGGGTTCATAGTTCAATTGGAGTAACAGATTTGAGGGTGCTAATCTAGAGCTGGAATATTTTCAATGGCATCATTAACCACATCTAGCCATGGCAACATCAGACCATATGCTCGAGTGTATATTAAAGGTGGCATGGCTACCAAAGTTGTGTAAATGCTTTCAATTTGAGGAAGAATGGACTTTGCGAGACTGGAGTCCAAATAGTTATGGGTTTCATCAACAATTACAGGCTAAGGAGATCTATTGCATTAATTAGAAGGGATTTGAACATGCTATAATTGTAACAGAAGAATTAATTTTGAGACTAGGCGCTAGCGTTCTCGCGAAAATTGTTTGAAGAACAAGGATAGGAATACCAAGTATTTTCATGCTAAAGTAGAGCAGAGGATGTAGTTGAAATTTGAGATTGAGGGGATTAAAAACTTTTAATGAAGTGTTGCAAATTGAAGCAAACAAGATTGAGGATGTGATTGTAGGGTACTTTATGGAAATATTCAATTCTTCTACACTGGTCACTAATCTTTTGAGTCCATTGGTTACTTAATGAATATGGAATATGGATGTCTCTTATGAGTTTCACGATGTGGCCACCAACATAATGGATGAGTGCAATGATATGAGATAGTCGTCACTGttgatattgtatttttttttcaccctcattttttttttttttttggtgaaaaatgtttttaatgaaacttggaaaaatcttaaaattgtattttgaatcCAAAAGCCAAAACCATAGTAATCACATGAATTGTGACAATTAATCCTGATTGAAAGATAAATCAACCAAATCCATGAACTAAAAGCCAAAATTATGAGAAAACTTTGACTATAAGGATTAAAGAAGCGTGAAAAGACACCAAAACACTAAATTATGGCTTACTAGAGTCAAATACACATTTTAGAACATTTTGACCATGGTTGACCGGGTTTAACCTTGGTTGACCGAAGTTTGACCCAGATTTAACCAAAAATCTAATTTTCCTAtcgaaataaatcaaactttatatatatatatatataagataataAAAATCCCTTTAAAACACCTGCTCATAAGTCAAAATTGGGTTTAAAATGAGTAAGATGTCGTAAAATCATTGAAAAACGTTCATGTAAGTAAGTAGTTGGCTTGTTTTCAATACTCTTATGCTTATGaagctttattattattattattattttgttttttcgaGAGGATGAAGCTTTATTAGATTCTTAGCAAATTCATAATCGTTAATCCATCAATATAGTCCTTTCTGAATTGCAGTCTTCTGTTGCTCATCAATATAGTCTCCGGTAGTATATAGGAGTATATTGTAGTTTGGTAGATTCCCAATATATAATTGACTTAGTAGCATTCGTATCGATATATTAAAAGTACTCTTAATTGAGGCAGTATTGAATTATATCCTTTTGAACACATTCAAATCATAAGACTAAGATCTTAACAAAGGTCATTAAGAAAAGTCATTGATACATTGGCAGCAGTTAATACACTCATAATCATCATATCGATATGTGAAAACCAAAATTATCTCAAATAACTTCGTTTGTTTACAGTctagccacacacacacacaatttcatTACAATTTATTGTTGTTGCACTTGTTTATGAAATCAATTTTTACAAGCAAAGATCTCAAAACTGAAAAGGAATAGATATAAAATGTACAAATGGCCCGAGAAAGAGGGAAGGAGATTGTGAATCCCATTAGCCATGAAAGTGGGGCAGGGTTTGGGTTTGAGAACAATTGAGATCCAACCCTAATTTGCTATCCAAGGTAGGGAAAAATATATTATGCATCAAATGTATAAGTCTTCCTTTTCCACAACAGTGGAACATAGTTTAAGTTAGAAACCAATTGAGATCCAACCCTAATTCGCTGTCCAAAGTAGGGAAAAATATATCATGCATCCGATGCATGGTATACCTTCTTCCAAGGTAGGACTAGGTTAGGCCAATAAAGTTTGCCAATTATgttcgtttaaaaaaaaaactaacctaTATTCTATTTGGCTAATgaatgcccccccccccccccccccacctgtTTTTAAAGCTTGACTAATGCCCTTCTAACCATATATATTGATAACACGTATATTTACAAGCTTGTTTTATTGACCTAGATGTCCTTTCAAAGTGTCTTGAAACAATCTGTGAATTGAAGTCTACTAAATATAACTGTGAATTCCCTAGCATATATATTTGAGTTCCTAGTGCATATATCTTTGAGTGACACATTAATTTAGTATGcttccaattttatttattttttgattgtcAACTAGTGGGAGGGGGGACCCTAATTCTCCTAATAAAGAAGAGCAAACAATGTCATTGAGCTACAAAATTCTTCGCGTGTGCTAATGTGCTTCCAAGTTAAAGAGTATACAAGACCAATAATACATGCTACAAATATATAGTCGTGCATGCGTGACTTTCCAAAAATAAGGGATCTGGTCAAGAAAACCTCTTCTAACCATGCTGTCAAGGTCCGGGAATATTTATGCTCTTATCTAGCTAGAGGTGCATGTACTGAAAAGGACATAATTATCCTTTACCCTTTTGATTAAGATTGCATCACAAGAAGTGAATATGGTGAGCATGATGTATTGATTGTGTATAATAAGTTAATACTTATTAGCTAAGTTTGGAAGGCTATCGAgggtaaattaataaaactgaaaactgcCAACCAAAGATGGACTGGGTCTCCAATGGTACCGAAATACACACGGGAAGACCCCAGTCTTTCAGTTGAAATGCATTATCTTAATATAGAGAAATAGGAAAAGGTTAAGGCAGGGTTggttataattgtttttattaagGAACATAGTGATCACACCAGAAAAAACTAactctctttgtttctttctataGAGGGAGATAGAGATGATGAATCTCTCTTCAGAAGATTGAAAGAGAAataacagaaaaagaaaagaaaagaaaagaaaagaaaaaactaaggTCTGTATTAGTTTCAGAGAATCCCTTTGTTTCTGTCATCAAAATATTGCTACATTCGATCAGTGCCTGGGTGTTACAAGATATTGTTCTGGTTTCCTCTCTTTTGGGTTTTAACTAGTTAGCTAGCTAGcaagttttgattttgtttgggagtttttcttcttctcttttacaagttaaagagggagagaaatggCAAGGGGGAGTGCAGATAATAAGAAGGAAGAGTTGGTGGCAGTGGCAATAGACAGAGACAAAGGGAGTCATTATGCTCTGAAATGGACGATTGATCATCTTCTCACCAGGGGACAAGTTCTCACTCTTATCCATGTTAATCAAAGACCATCTTCATTGCCCACCCAAAGTAAATATCCTTCTCTCATTCAAGaataatgataatatatatatatatatatatataggtattaTTGTAGAATATTACTTGAcaaaaacatattgttttgaaaattaagaaaaaaattaaataaaatttacagtTTAAGTTGTCTTGAAAGTGGTGATGTCACTTTGTTATATGGCATACTAGCTAGTGTGAATCCATGAAAggcttataatatatatatacacacatataggTATTATTGTAGAAGATTATTATGGTAGAAGATTACTCGACAAAaacatattcttttgaaaattaagaaaataattaaataaaatttagagtttAAATTATCTTGAAAGTGGTGATGTCACTTGTTATATTGCATACTAGCTAATGTGAATCCATGAAAGGCTTACAATGGATTGCATTTCTGGAACACATTGTTCTCAGGCTCTCATTCTCATTAGGAGGTTTAGGGACATTGTATTATTACACAGTGATGCTATAGTCACAATAATATTCATAACTGTTaacaaaacattatttttactCAGATCTATCACTTAACACCACTTTTATTATGCACCAATCACAATAGGTCATGTaaacaattgtgaaaaatgttatatgcTTAGACTTATTGTTTTGCATAAAAGTTAACAATTGGTAATATGAAGTTAATTTCTTGAATCCATAAAATGATGTGgcaaaagaaaattgttaaataatagatgaaaaaaaaaaaaattgtactagtcctgaatacttaaaaaaaagaaaaagaaaaaagaaaagtcgaATCTTAGATGAGTTTGTGGATTCCATGTAAACGCCTACTTTTTAGCACAttggtaaataatttttatgaatttgCAGATGTATATGCTATCTAATATCAGCAGTGTCAAGTTTTTCACATTTAGCATGTATATTCTCATCCTGACTATTGTTAATACAATCCAATCTCATGGACTATTTCATTTGGATATTCATCTTTTGGGTGCAGTTGGGAACCATGAAGTGAGCGAAGAAGTTGTAAGAGCATACAAAGAACAACTTGAGAATCAAGCTAAGGAGTTGTTCCTTCCATATCGTTGCTTTTGCACAAGAAAGGATGTGGGTTCTGCCTCTTACATTTCACATATTGCTTTCCTTGAACAACACAATTACTTATAGctaatcaagaaaaattaacatatttgatcacccaaaaaagaagaacaagaaaagagTTAAGAAATGGCCAAATCCAAGCTCAGCTAATATTCAAAATATCATCCATTGTCCTTTGTTTCCATACTAGAtagtattttttctttcaactaATTATTGATGTTTGCAACAGATAAAATGCAACGAAGTCATATTAGAGGACTTGGATATAACAAAAGCATTAATTGACTACGTTTCTGCTAATTCAGTTGAGATTTTGGTCCTTGGCGCAGCATCAAGGGGTGGTCTAGTAAGGTATATACCCTTTCTCCAACTTGGCCAACCATGCTCTGGGTTATATACATTTCCAGTTTGGAAGTTCTGATGGTTTGAAAAAATTACAATGGGTGGTATGAATCTTAATGACCTAACTAAAATGAAACTACATCTGAATTTTATGTATAAAATCATGATGGCACTCATCTTAGTGGTTCTGAAATGAGGAGTCCTTGAACCAACATGATGATGCATTTCAACAAGGGACACTCCCGTTTGatacatgttattattattattattattattattttgtttttttgaaaatgagatcGTTTGAAAGAATTGTTCCTAAAAAATTAAGGTCATAACCATTGCACAAAACTCCCATTTCTGCAGGTTTAGAAGAGGTGATTGGTAAGTAACCTTACCCCCTATTTTTTGGAGAATTTGATTGCCAAACAtgaatttttgatttttagttttttggtgaAAGACATCGTACCTTAAAAAAAGTGTAGTTTAAAAATAATGTACTTTTAAAAAGTGCGGTTTGAAAAAGCTGTAGCTAATGGGCAATGGCTGACAGCTGGTGGGTCAATATTAGAGTTTGCCAGTACAGTGCTGTTTGACATAATTTGCAGGCTAACGATTCAACCAACTTCACTGATGTGTTACAGCTACTTAAAGAAACAATGCCACATGTGACATTTTTCAATAGCATCCTAATTTTATTAGTCATTTCTCACAGAAGATTCAAAACTACAGACATTCCAAGTTGTGTGTCAAAAGTAGCACCAGATTTCTGCACAGTGTATGTCATTGCCAAAGGAAAGATATCACATGTTCGAGCCGCTACTGGTGAACCACCTCCAAAGATACCACCCCTTAACCCAATGCAGCATCAAGCAAGCAATATTTCTGATTCAGGTGGAGCAAATGTCAAGCGTAACCAACAATATAGAGGTCTGCTTCTGTAATACTAGCTGCATTTTGTTTCCAGCTGTATCTGATTTTTGTCActactaaaacaatttttaccTGATCCTGCAACAGAGAGGGCAGCATTACCACCCCGTATCTCACAATCACATGATCAGGAAATCAAGTAAGTTATGATGCATTAACCATCTAGAGGAGAATAGGTATAGATTTTTATGGCTAGACCAATATGGGAAACAGTCTatccataatattttaatcCAAATTTCTAAAAGTTTATCTCTATTTCCTCCCAAAAAATCTATTCTGGATTCTTTTACTATAATTGTTGTATtgttctattttggtccttctACCTCTTATGCTTCTTAACTTTTCATTAGTCACTGCTACGACATTGATTTAAGTGCATATTTTTAAGTACATGTTTCCACATTCTTACCTTGACACATACTTTACATGGTTTTTCAGTCTCTGCTCATGTGCATCACTACTGCCCGTACCACAATTATTGATTCAAAAACAGAATGTTGTATTCCTCATAGCTAAAGCATTGCTTTTTAGTTTTGAGTCTTGTGAGTTGTGACGGATATAACATTTTATATGTTAGAATGTAATTAACTCCTTGGAAACTGGATATGCTTGTGTGCCCTGATGTAGGCACTAAGGGGAAATTGCTGGACAGAGTTGACCTAGGCATTGCCATGGTTAAAGCTTTAACCATAATAGGAACAAAATCAACATACCAACCTAACACTTTCCTAAGTAGAAATTGCTGAAGTGATGATGATTGCTACGTGTATGCCACACCTATGTCAACTGAAAGTTTGGTTTGCCATAAAAAAGGACTGAACTGATAATGTCTGGAACAGGTCACCATTCAACAGAAATAATAGAGCTTCTTTGACCAAAGCATTTGAGCTCTCCATTCCAGATTCTGACATATCATATGTGAGCACTGGAAGGCCAAGCACAGATCGCATGTTTCCTTTGTTTGACAATATAGAATCCGGATTGAACCCTCGACTTTCAACCAGCTCAGATTTTGACGACAACAACTTTGGATCCTTATTTGCAGGAAACAACAAGTCAATTGATATGACCTCTTCAAAGGTTGACTTTTCATCAAAAAACTTGGTAAGGACAATAAGTCTGGGAGAAAGGCAtggttattaattaattatatggaTCAAAGCATCcagtaaattatatattaaacttAAGTGTCACTTTTCACAATAGAAACTGCAAAAAGTTTACAAGTTTTCCTATATGCATCAACATTTGAGTGGCTACGTTCATGATCCACcacataaacatatatttttatctGCCTATGTACAATAATATACATTTGAGTGGACGCAGGATagataattaatacaaaattgcTCTAAAACTTACAGGATGATGTAGAAGCTGAGATGAGGAGGCTAAGGCTAGAGCTCAAGCAAACAATGGACATGTACAGTACGGCCTGCAAAGAAGCACTCACAGCAAAGCAGAAGGTATTAGTTGCTAAAATAGAATTGGGGCCAAGTCTAAAAGTACTAGTTTGGTATTTACACCAATCTTGAAGAATTGAAATAATGAAgctttctcaaattttcattgttttgaTTGATTTCCTATCAACTCCATAAAAATTCTTAATAAGATTTCCTGTCACTCAATTCACAATTGCAGCACATTTAATGTTACTAGACGATGGTCCATACTATTTGGGTATCAAAAAGAGGTTTGAGACCCATTGTATAATAAGAGACCAATTAGTTATTGACTTGTATATGCGCATAAATAAGTATCAAAGAGCAGATGGACCCAACTACGTAATGCGCCTCAAAATgtgatttaaatatttatttaaactaataTAGCagtctctctgtgtgtgtgacCATAAGGTCAAAGAAATGTATATACAAGGTAATTTGCATATAGAAACAGTTTGAAATGGAGCAAATTTTCTAAGAAACATGTACACAGAGTTATATACattgattatgataataaaaaaaacctttttaaaaaaagttgattTTGAGCAGTAACTATGCCAGCATAAAGTCTGATTATATTTCATCACACAGGCAAGGGAACTTCACCTCTGGAAAATGGAAGAAGAACAAAGATTAGAAGCGGCACGACTGGCCGAGGAAACTGCTTTGGCAGTTGCAGAGAT encodes:
- the LOC126704679 gene encoding U-box domain-containing protein 35-like — its product is MARGSADNKKEELVAVAIDRDKGSHYALKWTIDHLLTRGQVLTLIHVNQRPSSLPTQIGNHEVSEEVVRAYKEQLENQAKELFLPYRCFCTRKDIKCNEVILEDLDITKALIDYVSANSVEILVLGAASRGGLANDSTNFTDVLQLLKETMPHVTFFNSILILLVISHRRFKTTDIPSCVSKVAPDFCTVYVIAKGKISHVRAATGEPPPKIPPLNPMQHQASNISDSGGANVKRNQQYRERAALPPRISQSHDQEIKSPFNRNNRASLTKAFELSIPDSDISYVSTGRPSTDRMFPLFDNIESGLNPRLSTSSDFDDNNFGSLFAGNNKSIDMTSSKVDFSSKNLDDVEAEMRRLRLELKQTMDMYSTACKEALTAKQKARELHLWKMEEEQRLEAARLAEETALAVAEMEKAKCKAALEAAEAAKRFAELEAQKRMCVEMKAFKEDQERKKTGAVLAANDLRYRRYTIEEIEEATENFSDSRKIGEGGYGPVYKCVLDHTPVAIKVLRPDAAQGQSQFQQEVEVLSCIRHPNMVLLLGACPEYGCLIYEHMANGSLEDRLFRRGGTPVLTWQLRFRIAAEIGTGLLFLHQTKPEPLVHRDLKPGNILLDRNYVSKISDVGLARLVPPSVADTVTQYRMTSTAGTFCYIDPEYQQTGMLGIKSDVYSLGVLLLQMITAKPPMGLTHHVERAIENGTFAEMLDPAVPDWPVEEALMFAKLALQCAEMRRKDRPDLGKVVLPLLNRLRALAEEEMVCFSMNNSAANSPRKSQASSIQHVIDVSQLAQAGFDTTKSRPSTSSFIGAR